A single window of Psychrobacter raelei DNA harbors:
- a CDS encoding LysR family transcriptional regulator: MGQLEDMALFVRIVESGSITKASEQLDIAKSAVSRRLKELETSLNTQLISRTTRRSTVTEAGQKYYQQACSILSEIEVLNEQISGVASQIEGTMRMTAPLSFGLMHLNDIIHNYAQQHPQLNFELDFSDRHIDLVEEGYEMAIRIGELKDSSYQAKRLTVIRRVLCASPDYIARAGMPQTIADLKQHAFLQYGLQSKQGEIDLIDASGQHHKIETQSRIKANNGNFLLDMAIKGYGIAYMPTFIAYQSLAEGKLIPVMADFELPTLNAYAVYPENRFLSKRCRLLIDYIIETIGDDPYWDKYIT, translated from the coding sequence ATGGGTCAATTAGAAGATATGGCATTATTCGTACGTATCGTGGAATCTGGCAGCATTACTAAAGCATCGGAGCAACTAGACATTGCTAAGTCTGCCGTAAGTCGCCGCTTAAAGGAGCTTGAGACCAGCTTAAATACACAGCTGATTAGCCGCACCACCCGTCGCTCTACGGTGACTGAGGCAGGGCAGAAATACTACCAACAGGCATGTAGCATTCTTAGTGAAATTGAGGTGCTTAATGAACAAATCAGTGGTGTGGCTTCGCAGATAGAAGGCACCATGCGAATGACCGCTCCGTTGTCTTTTGGGCTGATGCATCTAAATGACATTATCCACAATTATGCACAGCAGCATCCGCAGCTAAACTTTGAGCTTGATTTCTCTGACCGGCATATTGATTTGGTAGAAGAGGGGTATGAAATGGCCATTCGTATCGGTGAGCTTAAAGACTCTTCTTATCAAGCCAAGCGGCTAACTGTGATTCGGCGTGTGCTGTGTGCCAGTCCTGATTATATAGCGCGAGCGGGCATGCCACAGACTATTGCAGATTTAAAGCAGCACGCATTTTTGCAATATGGGCTACAAAGTAAGCAAGGAGAAATAGATCTCATTGATGCTTCAGGACAGCATCATAAGATTGAGACTCAGTCTAGAATTAAGGCAAATAACGGTAATTTCTTACTAGACATGGCAATTAAAGGCTATGGTATTGCTTATATGCCCACCTTTATTGCCTATCAAAGCTTGGCAGAGGGTAAACTTATCCCCGTTATGGCAGACTTTGAGCTACCTACTTTAAATGCTTATGCGGTTTATCCTGAGAATAGATTTTTATCCAAGCGCTGCCGATTGCTTATTGACTATATTATTGAAACAATTGGCGATGACCCTTATTGGGATAAATATATAACCTAA
- a CDS encoding DoxX family protein yields the protein MNQLQNISAPVGRFLLVAIFIYSGIGKITGYAATQGYMEAMGVPGFMLPLVIILEVLGGIAILFGFKARWIALLMAGFSILSALIFHPFSDPEQQNNFLKNFAMAGGFLMIFSHGPGAFSFDEGIDGTRTQKSVR from the coding sequence ATGAACCAGCTACAAAACATCAGTGCTCCAGTTGGCCGCTTCTTATTAGTTGCGATCTTCATCTACTCAGGTATCGGTAAAATCACCGGTTATGCAGCCACACAAGGCTACATGGAAGCCATGGGCGTTCCAGGTTTTATGCTACCTTTAGTGATTATCTTAGAAGTATTGGGCGGTATTGCTATTTTATTTGGATTCAAGGCGCGTTGGATTGCTCTATTAATGGCAGGCTTTAGCATTCTATCTGCGTTAATCTTCCACCCATTTAGTGATCCTGAGCAACAAAACAACTTCTTGAAAAACTTTGCAATGGCTGGTGGTTTCTTAATGATCTTCTCACACGGTCCAGGTGCATTCTCTTTTGACGAAGGTATTGACGGTACTCGCACTCAAAAAAGTGTACGATAA